Below is a window of 'Nostoc azollae' 0708 DNA.
CTAAACCTAACCATAATTCATTTTCACCCCGAATCGCAGCAGCCATTTGTCCCAGTGTTGTGGGTACTAAGTTATCTAAACCGCCAAACTGCTGCAAGATTTGAATTAAATTCAGAAATTGTTCCCAATGTCTTTGAGACTGTTGTTCTACCTGTTCTTGTAACTCTTCCAGTTCGGCTTCCAATTCTACACAACGCGCTCTGTCTTTAAATATTTTGGCTATGTTTCCTGATTGATGTAAGGGGTGATTTTCTAATTGTGCTTGCACAGCATTAAACCGAGCAAGTTGTTCCACAACTTCTGGTGGCATATACATAAATTCCCCTGGGTCGGGTATACTCTGAGCAATCGCAGCAGTTTCTTGATTACCACACACACACTGACCCCTTTTTAATGCCAATTCTGCTGGTGGTAAAATATCATGCGACACTTCCACCCTGGGCAATTCAGCATACAAATCTACCACATCCGCAACTGTTGCCACATACCAACGGTTATCTTGACCCAAACAGACAAAATAAGAAGCTTGACCAACATCAGGGGCTTTCTCAACCAAAACTGCTGTAATTGGCAAAGTTGCTATCATACTTTTATCTTTGAGACTCAAAAGCGTCCCAGACACGGCAAAGTCTAGCATCATCGACAATTGTTCTTGTCTATCTGTCTGTGCTTGTTCTTGGAGAGTTTTTAGAATATGACGTTCTACTTTTAGCCGTTGTCGCAATTTTTCATACAGCGCCAATTCATTTTCATCAATTGCTGCGAATTCTGCCTGAATTTTTGCTAATTCTGCTTTTATTTCCCCCATTTCGTCGTATTCTGGCTTTAAATACAACGTTGCCATATACTGTCCAAAACTGCGTTCTATCAGTTCCCTAGCTTGTTCCAAAGTATGGGTTTGCAGCAAATTCAGCACCATCCCATAGCTGGGTGTAAACTGACTAACTAGGGGATCTGCTGGAGATGTAGCCAAATATGCAGCTTCTTTTGCCCCCTCAAAGGGAGTTTGTAATGTCACCACATAGCCTTGTAAATCCATGCCCCGACGACCTGCCCGACCTGACATTTGCAGGAATTCCGAAGCCTTCAACAACCGGTGTCCATTATCGGTGCGTTTGGAAAGAGTAGAAATTACCGTTGTCCGTGCAGGCATATTAATTCCCGCTGCCAAGGTTTCCGTTGCAAAGACGACTTTAATTAGCCCCTGTTGAAATAGTTCCTCTACCAAAACTTTCCAGGCGGGTAAAATGCCGGCATGGTGGGCTGCAACTCCTCGGTACAAAGGGGCAATTTGTCCAGAACGTCCTGCTTCTGGGTTACGAGCTAAAAATTCATCAATCTGTCTGCGTAATATTTGGGATTCGTCATTATTGACTAACCATAAATCCCCTACTTCTGCCACGGCTTTATCACATCCTCGGCGGCTGAAAATAAAGAAAATGGCTGGCAGCATATCCCGTTGCTCTAATTGGCTGATGGTATAAATGATACTGAGTGCTTCTGGCCTACCGCCTTTGCCTTTTTCCCCTGGTCCTTTTTTACCCCGTTTAATCAGCCTGGGGTTAATTTTGGTTTTACTTTCATTGAGGAGGGGGAAGAGTCCTTTGGGATTGCAAAAGTTAAATTCTAAGGGAACTGGGCGAAAATCGGAATAAATCAGGTCTGTTGGACCATGAACACGATTTAGCCAATCGGTGAGTTGGTCACTGTTAGCAACAGTAGCGGAAAGGGCGACAAGTTGCACTTCATGGGGACAATAGATGATTGATTCTTCCCACACCGTACCCCGTTGGCGATCATTCATGTAGTGGCATTCATCCAGGACAACAGCCTCCACATCTACCAAGGAGATGCCAATTTGTCCTATGGGTGTGCCATAGAGCATATTGCGGAAAATTTCGGTGGTCATGACTAAAATTGGGGCATCCCTGTTAATGGAGGCATCCCCGGTTAACAGTCCAACCTGATCAAACCCGAATTTCTCTCGAAAGTCACGTAATTTTTGATTCGATAACGCTTTGAGGGGTGTGGTATAAAATACTCGTTTCCCTCGCGCTAGGGCTCGATAAATGGCGTATTCCCCAATTAATGTTTTACCTGAACCTGTGGGTGCACAGACAACTACTGAGCGGCCAGCATTCAAGGAGGCGATCGCTTCCTGTTGGAATTGATCCAGTTCAAAGGGAAAAATCGACCCTAAGTTAATTTCTGAAGACGGGGCGGGATAGTTCACTCAATCATCTTTTGCATCCAGACTATCTACTATCATAACCTGATTGGTAATTGGTAATTAGTAATTGGTAATTGGTGGTTAATTATTCTGAGTATTCCGTAACTAGAAACTTACATTACTATAAAAGCTAATATATATTTTATTAGTCTTGCATAATGACACTGGTAATTGTTGCTGAACCAGCACCACTACAAATTTCTAAAGTTTATCTGCTTGTAATTCAACTGCTCAAGCGATCACCTTCCTATATTAGTTTCACGTAATAAAACACAAAAAAAATTTTTAAACAATCACCACCTATCACCCTTTCCCCAATTCCTGAGAACGATGAGCAGCACCTTTCACAGCCTGAATTAAGGCAGAACGAAACCCAGCCTTTTCTAACTCGCTCACTCCGGCAATAGTTGTCCCCCCAGGACTGGTAACTCTATCCTTCAATTCTGCGGGGTGTAATTTAGTTTCTTCTATGAGTTTTGCCGTTCCCAATACCGTATGCAAAGCTAATTTTTTAGCTACTTCTCTAGGTAAACCCGCTGCAACTCCCCCATCAGACAAAGCTTCTATCATCAACGCCACATAAGCCGGACCACTACCAGATAAACCTGTCACCGCATCCATGAGGGTTTCTGCAACTTCTACCACTTCCCCCACGGCGGAAAAAATTTGCTGTGCTTTTTGCTGGTGGCTTGGGTGGGTGTAAGCACTTAAACAAATGGCCGTCATTCCTGCTCCCACTGTAGCGGGTGTATTGGGCATAGCGCGAATTACTGGCATTTGGGGAAATGCGGCTTCTAGCTGTTTTAAAAGCACACCCGCCAAAATAGAAATAATTAGAGGTGAATGTTCTATAGGTAATATATCTGCTAATTCTTGAGCGAGCGCACTAAACACCTGGGGCTTCACCGCCAACATCACAGCTTCTTGAACCTCAGCGAAAACCAAGCAATTATCACTCGTTACAGCTACCCCATATTGC
It encodes the following:
- the proC gene encoding pyrroline-5-carboxylate reductase; its protein translation is MTIKFGLIGGGVMGEALLSRLIARGIYQGAEVIVSEPQAARRSFLQQQYGVAVTSDNCLVFAEVQEAVMLAVKPQVFSALAQELADILPIEHSPLIISILAGVLLKQLEAAFPQMPVIRAMPNTPATVGAGMTAICLSAYTHPSHQQKAQQIFSAVGEVVEVAETLMDAVTGLSGSGPAYVALMIEALSDGGVAAGLPREVAKKLALHTVLGTAKLIEETKLHPAELKDRVTSPGGTTIAGVSELEKAGFRSALIQAVKGAAHRSQELGKG
- a CDS encoding DEAD/DEAH box helicase; amino-acid sequence: MNYPAPSSEINLGSIFPFELDQFQQEAIASLNAGRSVVVCAPTGSGKTLIGEYAIYRALARGKRVFYTTPLKALSNQKLRDFREKFGFDQVGLLTGDASINRDAPILVMTTEIFRNMLYGTPIGQIGISLVDVEAVVLDECHYMNDRQRGTVWEESIIYCPHEVQLVALSATVANSDQLTDWLNRVHGPTDLIYSDFRPVPLEFNFCNPKGLFPLLNESKTKINPRLIKRGKKGPGEKGKGGRPEALSIIYTISQLEQRDMLPAIFFIFSRRGCDKAVAEVGDLWLVNNDESQILRRQIDEFLARNPEAGRSGQIAPLYRGVAAHHAGILPAWKVLVEELFQQGLIKVVFATETLAAGINMPARTTVISTLSKRTDNGHRLLKASEFLQMSGRAGRRGMDLQGYVVTLQTPFEGAKEAAYLATSPADPLVSQFTPSYGMVLNLLQTHTLEQARELIERSFGQYMATLYLKPEYDEMGEIKAELAKIQAEFAAIDENELALYEKLRQRLKVERHILKTLQEQAQTDRQEQLSMMLDFAVSGTLLSLKDKSMIATLPITAVLVEKAPDVGQASYFVCLGQDNRWYVATVADVVDLYAELPRVEVSHDILPPAELALKRGQCVCGNQETAAIAQSIPDPGEFMYMPPEVVEQLARFNAVQAQLENHPLHQSGNIAKIFKDRARCVELEAELEELQEQVEQQSQRHWEQFLNLIQILQQFGGLDNLVPTTLGQMAAAIRGENELWLGLAIASGELDSLDPHHLAAAAAALVTETPRPDSKVHFDLSSEVADALAKLRGIRRQLFQIQRRYNVALPIWLEFELIAIIEQWALGMDWVQLCANTTLDEGDVVRLLRRTLDLLSQIPHVPLVPDSLRKNAQRAMQLIDRFPVNEAME